Proteins encoded by one window of Candidatus Acidiferrales bacterium:
- the mgtA gene encoding magnesium-translocating P-type ATPase, with translation MSEKIPNPGFTTSSVSGSTNLEFSGNVWNLLKIGIKFSRNFCLFVLERIIMAQVNGKNIRTTGLEKLFSILKSNGINKADEGFSRSSVKSASAQRVIEASKLQSEEVYRSMETQPSGLPQEEIEKRIEEHGFNEVAQEKKHGGWARFLDSIRNPLVILLSILAVIAFATEDVRSGVVMLGMVVMGVALRFIQESRADKAAAALKAMIKVTTAVLRDGQEVEIPLKEVVPGDVVKLAAGDMIPADVRIVSSKDLFIIQASLTGESMPVEKFDAPESKDSLLELSNICYLGTSVESGSATAVVVNTGSNTYFGQMARSITAHPVETSFDKGVNRFTVLMIQFIFFMAPTVFLINWLTKHNWIEAFFFALAVAVGLTPEMLPMIVSVCLSKGAMLMSRKKVIVKRLNSIQNFGAMDVLCTDKTGTLTMDHVILEQHCDVVQKEDDEVLKDAFLVSHFQTGLRNVLDRAVLQHEEVKKVVSISDYLKVDEIPFDFSRRLMSVVVCSPKEEYRLLTKGAPEEIFKRCTWFELEGDILPMDPVLIQDLKEEYERLSMDGFRVLAVAFKDVEKKPAYSKDEEQDLVLKGYLAFLDPPKETTAPAIGALQQHGVAVKVLTGDNDLVAKKVCHEVGLSTEYTLIGNEIENMSDEELAEASERTTLFARLSPTHKKRIIDVLRQRKHVVGFMGDGINDAPALRVADVGISVDTAVDIAKESADIILLEKSLMVLEEGVLEGRKVFNNILKYIRMGASSNFGNMFSVLGASAILPFLPMAPIQILTNNFLYDISQIPIPTDSVDPEQITRPRPWSIDEIRKFIIFIGPISSIFDYTTYFVMLYIFYCWNPVHASLFQTGWFVESLMTQTLIIHVIRTNKIPFLQSRPSVPLMITTGIIIAFGIWLPFSPFASSLGLVALPVLYWPILFMTLLSYVTLTQFVKTVLLKKSWI, from the coding sequence ATGTCGGAGAAAATTCCAAATCCAGGATTTACGACTTCGAGCGTTTCCGGCTCGACAAATCTCGAATTTTCCGGGAATGTGTGGAATCTTTTGAAAATCGGAATTAAATTTTCAAGAAATTTCTGCCTCTTTGTCCTAGAAAGAATTATCATGGCACAGGTAAACGGAAAAAACATAAGAACTACCGGTCTGGAAAAATTATTTTCGATCTTAAAAAGCAACGGCATCAATAAGGCCGATGAGGGTTTTTCGAGGTCGAGCGTTAAATCTGCTTCTGCACAGCGCGTGATTGAAGCGTCGAAGCTTCAGTCGGAAGAAGTATACAGATCTATGGAGACTCAGCCTTCCGGACTTCCTCAGGAAGAAATTGAAAAGCGTATAGAGGAACACGGATTCAATGAGGTGGCACAGGAGAAGAAGCATGGAGGCTGGGCGCGATTTTTAGATTCCATAAGGAATCCGCTGGTCATACTGTTGTCGATACTCGCGGTGATAGCATTTGCTACGGAAGATGTCAGATCGGGGGTCGTGATGCTGGGCATGGTGGTTATGGGCGTGGCATTGAGGTTCATACAGGAGTCGCGGGCGGATAAAGCGGCGGCTGCGTTGAAGGCGATGATTAAAGTCACCACTGCGGTCCTTCGCGACGGACAGGAGGTGGAAATTCCGCTTAAGGAAGTTGTGCCTGGCGATGTTGTGAAATTGGCTGCGGGGGATATGATTCCGGCAGATGTCAGAATTGTTTCATCCAAAGATTTATTTATCATTCAAGCGTCGCTCACAGGCGAATCCATGCCGGTGGAAAAATTTGACGCGCCGGAGTCTAAGGATTCGCTGCTGGAACTTTCCAATATTTGCTATCTAGGCACGAGTGTGGAAAGCGGAAGTGCCACCGCGGTTGTGGTCAACACGGGTTCGAATACATACTTCGGGCAGATGGCAAGAAGCATCACGGCCCATCCGGTCGAGACGAGCTTCGACAAGGGTGTCAACCGGTTTACCGTATTGATGATCCAGTTTATTTTTTTCATGGCGCCGACCGTCTTTCTCATAAACTGGCTGACGAAACACAATTGGATCGAAGCGTTTTTCTTCGCTCTTGCAGTTGCAGTGGGTCTGACTCCTGAGATGCTCCCGATGATCGTTTCGGTTTGCCTGTCAAAGGGGGCAATGCTGATGTCTCGAAAAAAGGTGATCGTCAAACGTTTGAATTCAATTCAGAACTTCGGCGCCATGGATGTTTTGTGCACCGACAAGACAGGCACACTGACGATGGATCATGTCATACTGGAACAGCATTGCGATGTGGTACAAAAGGAAGACGATGAAGTCTTAAAAGATGCGTTTCTCGTCAGCCATTTCCAGACCGGGCTTAGAAACGTTCTAGACCGCGCTGTCCTTCAACACGAAGAAGTGAAAAAAGTAGTATCGATCTCGGATTATTTAAAAGTTGACGAGATACCTTTTGATTTTTCCCGCCGCCTCATGTCGGTAGTTGTCTGTTCGCCCAAGGAGGAATACAGGCTGCTCACTAAAGGTGCGCCCGAAGAGATCTTCAAGCGGTGCACGTGGTTCGAGCTGGAAGGCGACATACTTCCGATGGACCCGGTCCTCATTCAAGATTTGAAAGAGGAATACGAGAGGTTGAGCATGGACGGATTTCGCGTCCTCGCGGTCGCATTCAAGGATGTAGAAAAAAAACCTGCTTATTCAAAAGATGAAGAACAAGATCTTGTCTTGAAGGGATATCTCGCATTTCTCGATCCTCCTAAAGAAACCACGGCACCGGCGATTGGCGCGCTGCAGCAGCACGGAGTTGCGGTAAAAGTTTTGACGGGAGACAATGATCTTGTCGCCAAAAAAGTGTGCCATGAAGTGGGCCTTTCTACGGAATATACTTTGATCGGGAATGAAATTGAAAATATGTCGGACGAAGAGCTGGCGGAAGCATCGGAGAGGACGACGCTTTTCGCGAGACTTTCTCCCACGCATAAGAAGCGAATTATCGATGTTCTGAGACAGCGAAAGCATGTCGTCGGATTTATGGGGGATGGCATTAACGACGCGCCTGCGCTCCGCGTGGCGGACGTCGGTATCTCAGTTGATACTGCGGTCGATATTGCCAAGGAATCTGCCGATATTATCCTGCTCGAGAAGAGTTTGATGGTGCTCGAAGAAGGAGTGCTGGAGGGAAGGAAAGTATTCAACAACATTTTGAAGTACATCAGGATGGGCGCAAGTTCCAATTTCGGAAACATGTTCAGCGTGCTGGGCGCAAGCGCGATTCTTCCTTTTCTGCCGATGGCTCCGATACAAATTCTGACAAATAATTTTCTCTATGATATATCGCAGATTCCAATCCCGACCGATAGCGTTGATCCGGAACAGATCACGAGGCCGAGACCCTGGTCTATAGATGAAATTAGGAAATTCATAATCTTCATCGGTCCTATAAGTTCGATTTTCGACTATACGACATACTTTGTGATGCTCTATATTTTTTATTGCTGGAACCCGGTACATGCCTCGCTGTTCCAGACAGGTTGGTTCGTCGAGTCGTTGATGACACAGACTCTGATCATCCATGTCATACGGACGAATAAGATTCCATTCTTGCAAAGCCGTCCAAGCGTGCCGCTGATGATAACCACGGGAATTATTATCGCCTTCGGAATCTGGCTTCCGTTCTCTCCGTTTGCGTCTTCGCTAGGGTTGGTGGCCCTTCCCGTGTTATATTGGCCCATCTTGTTCATGACTTTGCTGTCCTATGTGACTCTCACACAATTTGTGAAGACCGTTCTGTTGAAGAAAAGCTGGATCTGA
- the ispE gene encoding 4-(cytidine 5'-diphospho)-2-C-methyl-D-erythritol kinase, whose amino-acid sequence MKLLAPAKINIGLRVIRKRSDTYHDIETVFYPIHLADELEIIESDKHEFYSNIHLEADANLCLKALHFFCERTGINAEVKMVLNKNIPIGSGLGGGSSDAAAVLLALQELYGKPLCEIELHDIAVQLGADVPFFLSRKNASGNRAPSYATGKGEVIEPIDLNITDFILTVTPNLSVSTATAYSLVKPTGVKRKLLRDVLLDLGNRYDAYKDVVVNDFETEILKKFPTIGEIKAEMYKQGAQFALMSGSGSSIYGFFGTKEDAIEAQEILNRKFTLQATDITPPHN is encoded by the coding sequence ATGAAACTTCTCGCTCCGGCAAAAATTAACATCGGCCTCCGCGTGATCCGGAAACGCTCCGATACATATCATGACATTGAAACGGTCTTTTATCCGATTCACCTTGCCGATGAACTGGAAATAATCGAATCGGACAAGCATGAGTTCTATTCGAACATTCATCTTGAAGCAGATGCAAACCTTTGTCTTAAGGCCCTGCACTTTTTCTGCGAGCGAACTGGAATCAACGCAGAAGTCAAAATGGTTCTCAACAAAAATATCCCGATCGGGAGCGGGCTTGGCGGCGGCAGCTCCGATGCTGCCGCGGTCCTCCTCGCACTCCAGGAACTCTACGGAAAACCTCTCTGTGAAATTGAACTTCACGACATCGCCGTCCAGCTCGGTGCAGACGTGCCATTTTTTTTGTCTCGAAAGAATGCGTCTGGAAACAGAGCGCCATCTTACGCAACCGGGAAGGGAGAAGTAATTGAACCGATCGATCTGAATATTACAGATTTCATCTTAACGGTAACCCCGAACCTTTCGGTCTCGACTGCCACCGCATATTCGTTGGTGAAACCGACAGGCGTTAAGCGCAAATTATTAAGAGATGTTTTGCTCGATTTAGGGAATCGTTATGATGCTTACAAAGATGTCGTTGTAAACGATTTCGAGACTGAAATACTAAAAAAATTCCCAACCATCGGCGAAATAAAGGCGGAAATGTACAAACAGGGGGCCCAGTTTGCTCTGATGTCAGGAAGCGGAAGCAGCATCTATGGATTCTTTGGAACCAAAGAAGACGCTATCGAAGCACAGGAAATCTTGAATAGAAAATTCACATTGCAGGCAACAGACATAACGCCTCCTCATAACTGA
- a CDS encoding metallophosphoesterase, with protein MESWNTSFATQGIESENTGAKFKIAHISDTHISPEYNRQNIFKLKDLLGQIVDENYDHVVITGDIAGHAEERDFKSVRRILKYFGLLDYEKLTVTIGNHDVFGGVHRAEDLLSFGNHCRSVNYAEKIVLFEKAFRETFPKKVYESQRVFPFVKIIGPAVFVGINSVRPFHPLFNPFGSNGHVSERQLQAVERILSHPSVEGLAKIALIHHHFNKYKPYSSSIADRLYHVFESQTLKLHERTKVKDAFRKLGVAGALHGHTHLEEIYSSDGIFYSSTALNPIRGKTDMNESPRADRLVFNEIAISESGTITSKKRGILFSDRISSEREGLTQPQHNSTAA; from the coding sequence ATGGAATCATGGAATACTTCATTTGCGACGCAGGGCATTGAATCGGAAAACACAGGAGCCAAGTTCAAGATAGCGCATATTTCCGATACTCACATAAGCCCAGAATACAATAGACAAAACATTTTTAAGCTTAAAGACCTCTTGGGGCAGATCGTCGACGAGAATTATGATCATGTAGTTATTACTGGCGATATTGCCGGCCACGCCGAAGAGCGGGACTTCAAATCAGTCAGGCGAATTCTGAAATATTTCGGACTCCTCGATTATGAGAAGTTGACGGTGACGATCGGCAACCATGATGTCTTCGGAGGGGTTCATCGTGCGGAAGATTTACTGTCATTTGGAAACCATTGCAGATCTGTAAACTATGCGGAGAAAATAGTTCTCTTCGAGAAGGCGTTCAGAGAAACATTCCCCAAGAAAGTTTATGAGAGCCAAAGAGTGTTCCCCTTTGTAAAGATCATCGGACCCGCTGTCTTCGTCGGGATAAATTCGGTAAGACCATTCCATCCGTTGTTCAATCCGTTCGGCTCAAACGGTCACGTCTCGGAACGTCAGCTGCAGGCGGTCGAGCGGATTCTCAGTCATCCTTCTGTGGAAGGTCTTGCTAAGATTGCGCTGATCCACCACCACTTTAACAAATACAAACCGTATTCTTCTTCAATCGCGGACAGACTTTATCACGTTTTTGAATCTCAGACGTTGAAGCTCCATGAGCGAACAAAAGTAAAAGATGCTTTCAGAAAACTTGGAGTTGCCGGGGCGCTTCATGGGCACACCCATCTTGAAGAAATCTATTCAAGCGACGGAATTTTTTATTCAAGCACAGCACTAAATCCGATCAGGGGCAAAACCGACATGAACGAATCGCCAAGAGCGGATCGGCTCGTCTTCAATGAGATCGCAATAAGCGAGAGTGGGACAATCACTTCAAAGAAACGGGGAATTCTGTTCTCCGACCGAATCTCTTCGGAACGAGAAGGATTAACCCAACCTCAGCATAACAGCACTGCGGCTTAG
- a CDS encoding T9SS type A sorting domain-containing protein, producing MVIASAALLFRADFLHGQELSHPLAAAHGARPQKIPAVGTYNVLAIMVQFQTDRDTLTSGNGELVISQGSGIDSPPHDKTYFENHLLFLKNYFNKVSGGKDSINYTVLDSVVTLPHQIKYYSPPKSGNGNNLGLLFRDSWHTADSLYHGTFPFSQYQCFVIFHAGSGHDIDFTATIGYDPLPYDIPSIYLDLTSLAQMFGAGYGGQSVDGGSFHVNNSIIMPEWEDFPIDSLRLGINGLLAASFGSFLGLPDLFDTQTGVTGIGRFGLMDGQGFFSYGGIFPPEPSVWEKAYLGWITPTEVSPSKATQYQLYANATGKYSALKIPISSTEYFLLENREGDANHDGENVTSYYDGSYSTMKITFATASGYFDGVQIKNINGVVTDADEYDWALPQDTTYFGGILVWHIDQTVIDQNLSTNTVNANPAHRGVAVMEAHGANEIGRYIQTIFGGNYYDGSFADFWYNGNPARHANPYSSDDPLADWFTPFSLPNSDGYNEANSHIYVTNFSSHDSLMTFYVTVDSIASNFTATSGFPKNIHGATENSSPTFGHISPDGKLQVIANNGDSLYTFNMDGSSAGFDSTGFFSKVGGKFQPIISGSSVNDTLYAMDDSVFYGLVDHDNDHDGTADMIFATKDSLPLYEAGLPLLALGAKVISVEPDDYSVTVFSSKGKYLGSRAYPPPVKNSVDEPLNVSSAVSSLSQCAAIDTSNVVLNFGGRIVSANLDNISSQSSSVYVSASPIGGAVPQVPIGISFANLFQKNSSYLVWLTLNSVYIDSLSGNSQKIFTSFPGDTIISGPVVADLDGDGNRDIIFATQTKVYTISYTGAVLNHFPISTVGSEVLPPDANRIVGSIVVAALTGDTADVIFGTKGGTIYAFNGVTGQLVTGFPVNIGDGLAGSPALAYDSQSGNLYLDAIGLDGYLYSWTFKGNYLANSILWANLLRDNNHANSITEAPAPRTIPPSITDTLSLMPKVYNWPNPVTNGATKIRFYLNHDAQVSISVYSFAGSKVADIPTANGTGGTYGEVDWNVAGVQSGVYFARVEAISSKVHEVKIIKIAVVK from the coding sequence GTGGTAATTGCTTCCGCGGCGCTGCTTTTTCGGGCTGATTTTTTGCACGGGCAGGAGCTGAGTCATCCTCTTGCCGCAGCACATGGTGCACGGCCGCAAAAAATCCCGGCGGTTGGTACCTACAATGTCCTTGCCATCATGGTACAGTTCCAAACGGATAGAGATACATTGACTAGCGGCAACGGAGAGCTGGTGATAAGCCAGGGAAGCGGAATCGATTCACCGCCGCATGATAAAACGTATTTCGAGAACCATCTCCTCTTTCTGAAAAATTATTTTAACAAAGTTTCAGGCGGGAAGGACAGCATAAATTACACGGTACTCGATTCCGTCGTTACGCTGCCTCATCAAATAAAATACTATTCGCCTCCGAAATCGGGGAACGGAAATAACTTAGGACTCCTCTTCCGAGATTCGTGGCACACGGCGGATTCCCTGTACCACGGAACATTCCCGTTCAGCCAGTATCAATGTTTCGTGATATTTCATGCGGGCTCAGGCCATGACATCGATTTCACCGCGACAATCGGCTACGATCCGCTTCCTTACGATATCCCTTCAATTTACCTGGACCTGACGAGCCTCGCACAAATGTTCGGTGCCGGATATGGAGGACAGTCTGTCGACGGCGGCAGTTTTCATGTCAATAATTCCATCATCATGCCTGAATGGGAAGATTTCCCCATTGATAGCCTGAGGCTTGGAATCAACGGGCTTCTTGCCGCAAGCTTCGGCAGTTTTCTTGGCCTGCCGGATTTGTTCGACACTCAGACGGGAGTAACAGGCATCGGCAGGTTCGGTTTGATGGACGGCCAGGGATTTTTTTCTTACGGCGGAATCTTCCCTCCAGAGCCATCCGTATGGGAGAAGGCATATCTGGGGTGGATAACTCCCACCGAAGTCTCTCCATCGAAGGCGACGCAATACCAGCTTTACGCGAATGCGACGGGAAAATATTCTGCGCTCAAGATTCCGATCAGCTCGACTGAGTATTTCCTGCTGGAGAATCGTGAAGGCGATGCGAACCATGACGGGGAAAACGTCACGAGCTATTACGACGGCAGTTACAGTACGATGAAAATAACTTTTGCGACCGCGTCGGGATATTTTGACGGTGTGCAAATCAAGAACATAAACGGAGTTGTAACAGATGCCGATGAATACGATTGGGCGCTCCCGCAGGACACGACATACTTCGGCGGAATTTTAGTTTGGCATATAGATCAAACTGTGATCGACCAGAATCTGTCGACGAACACAGTAAATGCAAATCCCGCTCATCGCGGAGTCGCTGTCATGGAGGCGCATGGCGCAAATGAAATCGGGAGATACATCCAGACGATCTTCGGCGGAAATTACTATGATGGTTCGTTTGCCGATTTCTGGTACAATGGGAATCCCGCCCGTCATGCCAATCCTTACAGTTCCGATGATCCGCTTGCAGATTGGTTCACCCCATTTTCTTTGCCGAACTCCGACGGTTACAACGAAGCGAATTCACATATCTACGTCACAAACTTCAGTAGCCATGATAGCTTGATGACATTTTATGTAACGGTAGACTCCATCGCCTCGAATTTCACAGCCACGTCGGGTTTTCCAAAAAATATTCACGGAGCAACAGAGAATTCATCCCCGACATTCGGACATATCAGCCCGGACGGGAAACTGCAGGTTATCGCAAATAACGGAGACTCTCTGTATACATTCAATATGGACGGGAGTTCGGCCGGATTTGATTCGACCGGATTCTTCTCGAAAGTGGGCGGGAAATTTCAGCCGATTATTTCGGGTTCGAGCGTGAATGACACGCTGTACGCCATGGATGATTCAGTGTTTTACGGATTGGTAGATCACGACAACGACCATGATGGAACGGCGGATATGATCTTTGCGACAAAAGACTCTTTACCTTTGTATGAAGCAGGCTTGCCCCTGTTGGCATTGGGCGCAAAAGTGATTTCGGTGGAACCGGACGACTATTCTGTGACCGTGTTTTCTTCAAAAGGTAAATATCTTGGCAGTCGTGCTTATCCGCCTCCTGTAAAGAATTCGGTTGATGAGCCGCTTAACGTGAGTTCAGCGGTAAGCAGTTTGTCTCAGTGTGCAGCGATCGATACAAGCAATGTAGTATTGAACTTCGGTGGTCGTATTGTGTCGGCGAATTTGGACAATATTTCAAGTCAATCGAGCTCTGTTTATGTTTCGGCGTCCCCGATAGGTGGGGCTGTACCTCAAGTTCCAATCGGAATCTCATTTGCGAACTTATTCCAGAAAAATTCTTCCTATCTGGTTTGGCTGACATTGAATTCCGTTTATATCGATTCTTTGAGTGGGAATTCTCAGAAAATCTTTACTTCTTTCCCCGGTGACACTATAATCTCCGGCCCAGTCGTTGCCGACCTTGATGGCGATGGGAATCGCGACATAATTTTCGCAACGCAAACCAAAGTTTACACGATCTCGTATACCGGCGCCGTACTAAATCATTTTCCGATCTCTACTGTTGGGAGTGAAGTCCTACCGCCAGACGCAAATAGAATTGTGGGTTCTATCGTGGTCGCAGCGTTGACCGGCGATACCGCCGACGTGATTTTCGGAACAAAGGGTGGGACGATCTACGCATTCAACGGTGTGACCGGACAGCTTGTCACCGGTTTTCCTGTGAACATCGGAGACGGACTTGCGGGAAGTCCGGCGCTCGCTTACGACTCACAGAGCGGGAATTTGTACCTCGATGCAATCGGCCTCGATGGATATTTGTACAGCTGGACATTCAAAGGGAACTACTTGGCGAATTCCATTTTGTGGGCGAATTTGCTCCGCGATAATAATCACGCGAACTCGATTACCGAGGCGCCTGCTCCGCGAACGATCCCGCCATCTATAACCGATACGCTTAGTCTGATGCCGAAAGTTTATAACTGGCCCAATCCGGTCACAAACGGGGCGACAAAAATCCGTTTTTATCTGAACCATGATGCACAGGTTTCGATCAGCGTTTACAGCTTTGCCGGCAGCAAGGTCGCTGATATCCCAACTGCGAACGGGACAGGAGGGACTTACGGGGAGGTTGACTGGAATGTTGCCGGAGTGCAAAGCGGAGTCTACTTTGCGAGGGTCGAAGCGATTTCTTCAAAGGTCCATGAAGTAAAAATCATCAAGATCGCCGTCGTTAAGTGA
- a CDS encoding PorV/PorQ family protein → MKATILAAVAAMVVLMLNSDAFSQNQQTTAVPFLLISPDARAGGMGETGTGLADDGSAIFWNVGGLGFLKGDNVGLSEAPWLPEFSSDLNYNFFSYSHYLEDWSGSVAASITFFNLGEFTQTNSSGPTPIGTWHAYEGALTLGYGTQISDDIGLGVNFRFIRSDLSPVGTENEQGSGIANDVSFDLGLLYRPQKLDLPFVGNFDNRLGLGITLTNLGPNLYYIDRAQADPLPTNLRAGLALHLLKSDYNNLYFILDLSRTMVRVRIGDTVIVQGDTTIPRTVDPLPKSLITTWNDGSGLKEIILSLGAEYWYGQPRLIALRWGYYRENPNFGGRDFMTFGAGIRYDITDFGIVNFDFSYISTFDPNNPLSNQLRFSLGLNWGGQADF, encoded by the coding sequence ATGAAGGCAACTATTTTGGCGGCAGTTGCTGCGATGGTAGTACTAATGTTGAACTCAGATGCGTTTTCGCAAAATCAGCAGACCACCGCTGTCCCATTTCTTCTGATTTCCCCCGACGCCCGGGCCGGCGGCATGGGAGAAACAGGAACAGGCTTGGCGGACGACGGTTCTGCCATTTTCTGGAACGTCGGCGGACTCGGTTTTTTAAAAGGAGATAACGTAGGCCTTTCGGAAGCTCCTTGGCTGCCGGAGTTCAGTTCTGATTTGAATTATAATTTCTTCAGTTACAGTCATTATTTAGAAGACTGGTCGGGCAGTGTCGCGGCAAGCATAACTTTTTTTAACCTGGGCGAGTTCACGCAGACAAATTCAAGCGGTCCCACCCCGATCGGGACATGGCATGCCTACGAGGGCGCTCTTACACTTGGCTACGGCACCCAGATTTCCGACGACATTGGACTCGGCGTGAACTTCCGTTTCATAAGAAGCGACCTATCACCGGTAGGCACTGAGAACGAGCAGGGATCGGGTATTGCCAACGATGTCAGCTTCGATTTGGGATTATTGTATAGGCCGCAGAAACTCGATCTGCCTTTTGTGGGAAACTTTGATAATAGGCTCGGCTTGGGTATAACACTTACAAATTTAGGTCCGAACCTATATTATATCGATCGAGCCCAAGCGGATCCTCTTCCAACAAATCTCAGGGCAGGTCTTGCACTTCACCTGCTGAAAAGTGACTATAACAATTTGTACTTCATCCTCGATTTAAGCAGGACGATGGTACGCGTAAGAATCGGGGATACGGTAATCGTGCAGGGAGATACCACAATTCCCCGGACCGTCGACCCTTTGCCAAAGTCGTTAATCACTACATGGAACGACGGCAGCGGTTTGAAAGAAATTATCTTGAGCCTAGGTGCGGAATACTGGTACGGTCAGCCGAGACTCATCGCGCTTCGATGGGGCTACTACAGGGAAAATCCGAATTTTGGCGGGCGAGACTTCATGACATTTGGCGCCGGTATTCGATATGACATCACTGATTTCGGAATTGTCAATTTTGATTTCAGTTATATATCCACGTTTGATCCGAATAATCCTTTATCAAATCAACTTCGCTTTTCGTTAGGTCTGAATTGGGGCGGGCAAGCTGATTTTTAG